Proteins from a genomic interval of Medicago truncatula cultivar Jemalong A17 chromosome 3, MtrunA17r5.0-ANR, whole genome shotgun sequence:
- the LOC11425258 gene encoding indole-3-acetate O-methyltransferase 1: protein MAPMEENVVVSNLELEKLFSMKGGKGEASYANNSQAQAIHAKSMIHFLRETLDKVKLGGGGGGDGDKAFVVADLGCSCGSNTINVVNVIINHIIKRYEALGCNPPEFSAYFSDLPSNDFNTLFQLLPPLANGISMEECLAADNQRSYFVAGVPGSFYRRLFPARSVDVFHSAFCLHWLSKIPESVLDKKSNAYNKGKVFIHGANESTANAYKRQFKTDLASFLSARSVEMKREGSMFLVCLGRTSVDPTEQGGAGVLFGTHFQDAWDDLVQEGLISSTKRDNFNIPVYAPSMQDFKEVVEANGSFVINKLEVFKGGSPLVLNKPDDANEVGRALANSCRTVCGVLVDAHIGDNLSEELFLRVERRATNRAKELLEKLQCFHIVASLSFSQ from the exons ATGGCTCCTATGGAAGAAAATGTTGTTGTGTCCAATTTGGAGCTGGAGAAGTTGTTTAGCATGAAAGGAGGCAAAGGAGAGGCCAGCTATGCCAACAATTCCCAAGCACAG GCCATACATGCCAAATCAATGATTCACTTTTTGAGAGAAACCCTAGATAAAGTTAAgcttggtggtggtggtggtggtgatggcgACAAGGCTTTTGTAGTTGCTGATTTGGGGTGTTCATGTGGAAGCAACACCATTAATGTGGTGAATGTGATCATAAATCACATCATTAAGCGTTATGAGGCTTTAGGTTGCAACCCACCTGAATTTTCAGCCTATTTCTCTGATCTTCCTAGCAATGACTTCAACACTCTCTTTCAGCTCCTTCCTCCACTTGCCAATGGTATTAGCATGGAAGAGTGTTTAGCTGCTGATAACCAAAGGTCCTACTTTGTTGCCGGAGTTCCCGGTTCGTTTTACCGGAGGCTTTTTCCGGCGAGGTCTGTTGATGTTTTTCACTCTGCGTTTTGTTTGCATTGGTTATCTAAG ATACCAGAATCAGTGTTGGACAAGAAGTCAAATGCATACAACAAAGGGAAGGTGTTTATTCATGGTGCTAATGAGAGCACAGCCAATGCCTACAAGAGACAGTTCAAAACAGATTTGGCAAGCTTCTTGAGTGCAAGGTCAGTGGAAATGAAGAGAGAGGGGTCCATGTTCTTAGTTTGCTTAGGCAGAACTTCAGTGGACCCCACAGAACAAGGTGGTGCTGGAGTTCTTTTTGGGACCCACTTTCAGGATGCTTGGGATGACCTTGTACAAGAG GGACTAATTAGCTCTACAAAAAGAGACAATTTTAACATTCCAGTTTATGCACCAAGTATGCAAGACTTCAAGGAGGTAGTTGAAGCAAATGGTTCATTTGTCATAAACAAACTTGAGGTATTCAAAGGAGGAAGTCCCCTTGTTTTGAACAAACCAGATGATGCTAATGAAGTAGGTAGGGCTCTAGCCAACAGCTGCAGGACTGTGTGTGGAGTCCTTGTTGATGCTCACATTGGTGATAACCTTAGTGAGGAGCTCTTCCTTAGAGTGGAGCGCCGAGCCACTAATCGTGCCAAAGAGCTTCTAGAGAAACTACAGTGCTTTCACATAGTCGCATCCCTTTCTTTTAGTCAATGA